The Nostoc sp. HK-01 genomic interval ATCTTAGTGATATATATTACATTATCCATTTATTGAGTAATTCCCTCCTGCATCACATCTTTGTAGGAGGATTTTGTAATTGATTTTCTAGATAATTTAGTTGTCAATTAAAGCTAGTAAAAAAGCAGAACGGTGATGCAACGTTCTGCTTCTGGTTATGACAGTGAGGCATCGCTCATGGAAACAGTTCCTTATATTCGGTGTAAGCCTGCTTCCAGCCCTTACCATTTTTTTCAACTCCCCAGAGGGATTGAATAATTTGAGTCTGCGACATCTTCTTATCCACCATCTGCTTGACGATGCCATTCAGTTGTTCAATAGTCAATTCTGCGGGAGTATAGGGGGTAAAAGTAGCCAAGAACCAAAATATGGTTCAAATCACAAGTCCACACATCATCTGATATCCAAGAAGCGTGAAAAAATTGGGATAGGAATCCTTGCCCTGCGGTTATTCCAGCGTTATGTAGTGGGAAAATCTCTCTGTTTTTTACCACTACATAGCTGCGTAACTCTTGCAGTGAGGTTGTTTTCTACATATCAATAGCCGCACTTGGTTTGAAAAATCCCGGCACGGGATTTTTTGTGGTGATAATTTTGGGCATCATTTTCTTACTACAAGTTTTGGCTTCAAAGTATTGTTAATTCAGCATTTTCCTCACAATATAGTCCCGGAGATGCAAACCTAAAACTCTTTGGGTCTGGCTAAATTCAAAAATTTAGTAATTGGGCCTAGCTAAATTTTTGAACTTAGTATACTGCGGGTCGAAAAGCAATTTAATGGTTCCTGTGGGGCCATTACGCTGCTTCAAAAGGATGACTTCTGCAATACCTCTATCTGGGGTGTCAGGACTGTAATACTCATCCCTGTAAAGCCCTAATACTATGTCAGCGTTCTGCTCAATCTGCCCTGATTCACGCATATCAGAAAGAATTGGGCGTTTATTGTTTCTTGTTTCAACTCCTCGACTTAATTGAGAAAGTAAAATTATTGGTAAATTACAATCTCGTGCTAACAATTTTAGTTGCCGAGTAATTTCCCCAATTTTCTGTACTAATAAGGCATCACTGCCATCGGCCATCAGTTGCAAATAGTCGACAACAACCAATTTTACCTGTCCGCGTTTTGCAATAGCTTTGCGTACTTTAGAGCGAATTTCGGTAACGCTCGGACAAGATTGGCTATCCATCATCAGAGGTACTTCACCAAAGTTTTTTACCACGTCTGCCAGTACTGGCCATTGAGTTTCTGAGATTCTGCCCGACCTTAAATATCCTGAGTCAATCCATGATTCAGAAGCCAAGAGTCTTTGAGTGACATTTTCTTTGGACATTTCCAAGGTAAAAATCATAGTTGGGGATTGATAGGTAAAGGCGATATTGAATGCTATTTGATGGCAGAAGCTAGATTTCCCCATTGATGGCCGTCCACCAACAATAATTAAATCTCCAGGCTGAAAGCCGCCACTGAGCATAGCATCCAAATCATGAAATCCGGTTGGCACACCTGGGGATTCACCTGTTTCTGTTATTTTCTGAATTTCAGCCAATACCCGAAGACTAATATCACCCAGCATCTCTGGCTCATCATCAAGTTGGCTTTGGTGGCGGATAGAAAATATTTTCTGCTCTGCTGCATCCAACTTTTCCACTAAAGGCTTTGATTGTTCATAGCCTAGCCTTACAATTTCGTTGCCAATAGATATTAATTTTCTGCTCAAATATTTATCCATCACCATCTCTGCCAAAGCATCGATGTTGGCTGCTGATACTGTACGGTCTACTTGTAGCGACCTGCAATACTAATCGCTTAAACCTGCAATCAAGACATTTACAAACCAGGATTATGGGTCTTGGCAACTTTTGGTGATCTAAGTTGAGGGAAGGCAGAAGGCAGAGGGCAGAAGGAAGAAGGAAGAAAGATATAATCAAGATACTTCAAACTTCACTCCTTCAAACATTTGAGGTATAAGCCTCAACAAGTTCTATGTCGGTGCTAACTCACCTATTACCAGATTCAAGCAATCTGAGACTTGAGAATTGCCAACTTGACAAGATAAAAACGAAGATTTATTTGATTGTTTCCGCAATCAGTAGAGTAGTTAACTGTCCAGTTTGTAACCAACCAACTCAAAAAATTCATAGTCGCTATGAACGCTTATTAGCAGACTTACCCTGGGCTGATTACAGCATTACCTTACAGTTACGGGTAAGGAAGTTTTTTTGCATTAATAGTTTGTGTAAACAACGCATTTTTACAGAAAGGCTGACTAATGTAACCGCACCTTGGGCGAGAAAAACTCTACGTTTAGCTCAACGATTGAGTGTGATTGGTTTAGCTAATGGTGGTGCAGCAGGGGAAAGACTATTACAGCAATGGGGGATAAAAGTTTCTCGCAACACACTGTTAAACTTAGTCCGCTCAATCCCACTGCCACCAATCGTAACGCCACATACTCTTGGGGTAGACGACTTCTGCTTTCGTAAGTGTAAAACTTACGGGACAGCACTAATTGACCTCGAACGCAGCCGACCAATTGCTCTACTAAAAGATGCCTTGGCTGAAACCTTGGCAGAATGGTTAAAAGCGCACCCTGGTGTCAAAGTCGTCTCACGAGATCGGTCAAAAACTTATGAAAGTGGTATTCGTCAAGGCGCACCAGAAGCCATTCAAGTTGCAGACCGTTTTCACTTATTACAGAACTTAGCTGAAACACTTAACGAAGTTTTCGCTACACATTATCAAGCTCTCAAAGCCGTCGATGAAATATACAGTCTTTCATCAGTAACCCAAACAGATGGTACTGTAGTTGTGCGAGTACCACGACCAACTCGTGAACAACAGGCACTCTTATTAGCAGAACAAAGCCGTGCCAGACGAGTTGCTATCCATCAGCAAGTTTGGGACTTACATCACCAGGGTTGGAGTGGAAAAGCTATAGCCCGTCAAGTTGGGATTGGTGTAACAAGTGTATTTCGCTATCTACGTACTCTCACCTTTGTTGAACCAACTCAGCGAAGAAGCCGAGGTCGAAGTATTTTAGTTCCATATCAAGAATATATTCTAAAACGCTGGAATGAAGGTTGTCACGAAGGCTTAATTTTGTTTAAGGAAATTCAACAGCAGGGTTACAAAGGGAGTTATGACACTGTAGCTCGTTACACACGTCGTATCCGTACAGTACAAGAAATCAAGCCAAGAAAACGGTATTCGATTAAGTCTTTACCAAAAGTCACTCAACCCAAGAAACTTTGTCTCACGCCTCGTCGTGCTGTATGGCTAGTGCTGCGGAAACCAGAGTCGCAACAGCCAGATTCGGAGGAATTGCTTGCACTACTAACAGCACAACATCCAGATTTAGCCGAAGCTATTCAGTTATCGCAAGGCTTTGCCTGTATTGTTCGCCAACGGCAACCTGAACAGCTTGATCCTTGGCTCACTCAAGCAGAAATGAGCAATCTGACTGCTTTTCGTCGCTTTGCTAAACGATTGCGTGAAGACTACGACGCGGTGAAGGCAGGTGTAACTATGTCAGTTAGCAATGGCCCCGTTGAAGGGCATATTAATCGGCTGAAAATGTTAAAGCGACAGATGTATGGTCGCGCCAAAATAGATTTACTTGAGCGACGATTTTTGTTAGCAACTTAAAGGATATCATTCTTGTACTTCAAACTTTTTCTTGACTTCTGAATTCTGACTTCAAACTTAGTTATGAGCTATAGAAATCAGTTCATTTGGCAAAGGGCAGTTCAACTGTCCATTAATTGTTATAAGTTTACACGCCTATTTCCTCAGTCCGAATTGTATGGTTTGACCAGTCAAATCCGACGTTCTTCTGTATCTGTAGCATCTAATATAGCAGAAGGCTATGGCAGGCGCTCAAAGCCAGAATACATACAGTTTTTACATATTGCTTTAGGTTCTTTGAGAGAATTAGATACGCAATTAATAATTGCTAAAGAGGTAGATTTAGCAGAGAAAAATCTTTTCACTCCTTTATTAAATGAAGTTGAGGAAATGCAAAGTATCTTAGTTGCTAGTTTAAACAAACTCAAAGTTTGAAATTATTACTTCTACTCTTCCGACTTCTGCCTTCTGCCTTCTGCCCTCTGCCTTCCCTCAACTTAGATCACCAAAAGTTGCCAAGACCCATAATTCTGGCTCAGTTGCATTTAATCCTGGCTGAAGCACAATTATAGTTGCAAATAATCCTGGTTGAAAACAGCGATGATTGCAGGTTGAGGGATTTATGATTGCAGGTCACTACACTTTGTGAACAACTTACTTTGTCAGGTGGGGAGTGGGTATGTAATAAAGAGTGGTTCCTGTTGCAGAGTTGACTAATAGTTCAACTTTGCAACAGAAAGCTGAAAACCTACAGATTTACAGTAGCGGTGGCAGTGTGAGCAGACCCCTTAAACCTTGGGTTGGTGTAGCAGCAGGGGGCAGAACAACATAGTCGGGCAGGTAACTCGTCTCCTCCTGAAACTCCTGGCGACCGCGCAGAATGCCAAACAAAGTATTAGGTGATACTGAACTTGGCATAGCATCCGCCACTTGGGGAAGTGTAGCGCTCCGCCTTATCCAGGCAGTCTGTAAACCATAGCTCTTTGCACCAAGCACATCGAAGCTATTAGAGGACACAAACAATATCTGTTGGCGAGGAACACCAAGCTCAGGCCCAGCCAGCGAATAGACCCTTGGATTAGGCTTAAATACACCGACTTGATCGACACTAATCCACTTGTCGAGGACGTTTTGCATATTATTGGCAACGACCACCTGTTGCAGCATATCAGTGCTACCGTTAGAAAGGATGGCTAATTTATAACCGCGACTCTTGAGGGTAGTTAGCACTTCGAGCGCTTCGGGATAGGCATCGAGGGTAAAGTAACGAGATGCTAGAGCATCTCGCTTTGCCGGATCGGACTCTGGATCAATCCCGACGCTGCGTAGAGCAAAGTCGAGCGCTGAAAGAGTGCAAGAGTAAAAATCTTCATACTGATTGATCAGAGTCCGCAACCACGAATATTCAAGCTGTTTGAGTCGCCAGACCTGAATGAGGGTTTGATAGAGAAGGTCATTGTAGCCAGTCCCGTAGATCTCTCTGGCGCGGTTGAAGACAGGCAAGAAGACATCAAACAAAGTACCATAGGCATCAAAAACCAGTGCAGTAATTTGCTGGGGATTTGCGTTTCCGGCTGCCTGCGCTACCCTTCCAGTCGCAACTGCACTAGCACCAGCCATCAGCGCCAGTCCGCCGCTGCTCAACAGACCGAGCGCACTGCGTCTAGTCATTCCTTGCTTGAGCGTACTGCTTTTCAGCTTTCTGAACTGGCCATAATGCTGCTTCGGTTCTTTGTCGTTGTCTTTCATGGTTAATCCCTATGCAGATATTGTTGCTGACCTTGCTGATTTGTTAATGAAATTGAGCATTTACAAACTCGAACAAGAGCTTTTGTGGTACATATTTGTGGTACATAGTTGCATGAAAACCATTACCTATTCAGCAATGCTCAATATTTTTTTATTTATCTAAACATCAAAAAATAATATTATCTGCCATCCAAGAAGTGTAAAAATATTGGGATAGAAATCCTTGTTAGGCAGCTATTCCAGCGTTATGTAGTGGTAAAATCTCTCTGTTTTTTACCACTACATAACTGCGTAACTCTTGCAGTGACGTTGTTTTATCCATATAAATAGCCGCACTTGGTTTGAAAAATCCCGGCACGGGATTTTTTGTGGTGGTAATTTTGAGGCTGTATTTATCGAAAAAAGCTTCAGCTAAACTCTGTACAATAAATTATTAATCCTTACTTTATCTGGTTCACCCTACCAATAAATGTCAGATCAAAGAGCGCCAGAAATCGAACTTCTCCGTGCGGCGTACGCAGCCTTCAACGCGCGAGACATTGACGCTGCCCTTGCCCTCATGACTCCGGACGTGGCTTGGCCGAAAGCCTTCAAAGGCGGTTTTGTCCGTGGGACGGCTTTGTTGCATGAAAGAAAAAAAAGACACACCAATCCGAAGTAAGGAGAGGAATTAATCTTCGACTTTATAAGAATCAGGTTTACCTAGCTGGATCATGCGATTCAAGGCAGCACATTGCAAAAACAACTCCACAGCCTGGTTGTCAAAAAAGCGTCGTCTCAACTTGCCACCAAAGATGGTTTTGAGCCGAAAGATAGCAGTTTCAGATAAAGAACGGCGATGATATCCGCTTTCTTGTTTCCATTGTTTACGTCCAACTTGGTTCACCCTTCGCAGATTTTCATCTCTGGGATGGGGCTGGGAATGAGGATGTGTTTGCTGCATTTTGGCGTTGCTACGTGGTGGAATAGTGGCTTTCGCCCCTTGTTGTGAAATGGTGTCGTAACAACCTTTTGTGTCATAGCCACCATCCCCAGAGACTTGCTCTATCGGCTGTGAAATCTGCTCTAATATGTCTGTTAGCACTTCACAATCAGCCAGATCATTAGTAGTTACCACCGCACCCAGAATTTCACCACTGTTCTCATCAACTCCTAGGTGCAACTTGCGCCATGTCCGTCGTTTACCAACCCCATGTGTGCGGACTTTCCACTCGCCTTCACCATAAACTTTTACCCCAGTTGAATCCACTACAACATGAACCGCCTTGTCTTTTGGCACTACTGGCAGTTTCACCGACAACTTGCTTAAACGTCGGCATAAGGTAGAGTGATCCGGGACTTGTAACTCAATTCCCATCAACATAAACAGTGATTCTAAGAAACCCTCCGCTTGCCGTCCAGGCAAGTTAAACACCGATTGAATAGTCCCCATTGTGGCAATCGCCACATCAGAGTAGTAATTTGATGCTCCCTTTCTCCCAGTTTTCTGCTGGTTGCACCACTGCTCGATTACTTCTTCATTCACCCAGAAGGTTATACTGCCTCGTTGCTTGAGTGCCGCATCATAAGCGTTCCAATTCCGAACTTTATACTGGGCTTTCGTCTTCATCGTCAGGTTGAGGCTTGAGCAGAAACACATAATGAGTCTAATTTACCATCTTCCTTTTTCATGCAACAACGCCCCGTGGGACTGAAGAAGTTCGCGCTTACTGGACGGAGCAATGGAGCGAGATCAATCCGCACGTCGAGCCGGTTTCTTTTTACTCGGAGGAGTCCGGGCGCATTTTGGTCTCGGTGCATCAGGTCGTGCGTGACTTAGCTTACTCAGTTATTGCCGATGATCATGTGGGCCATCGATTCACCCTTGAACACGGCTTGATTCAAGCTATGGAAGTCTGTCCACTTCCATCGTCCACCCCAAAGGCCTAACCACGCGCAAGGAGCGAACAGGTAGGCATTGTTCCCCAGCAGCGACCGTCATAGGCGTTGTTACGACTGTCGAATAAAATTAAATACTCAGAATTTGACACAGTTTGTGGTTTTTGCAGATAGATGTTGGGATAAGTTTCGATTCTGACTCTACCTCCCGGCTCAACCCCATTTACTTACAAAAATTTGTGCTTACACCTTAACAAAACCTAGTAAATTCGTTGTTGTTGAAAATTTTGGTTTACTTATTTACGCCTGTTTCAATCATTACAAACCTACTCTAGTTTATTTTGCCGTTCTAGCTTATTTCCGCCGTACTGTACTAGCTATTGCTGAAGCTTTCTAATCAATTCCAGGACTTTCTGGTATTGATCTGTATTTCCTTCTGCTTGAAAGAAGTTAGCGGCTTTTTGTAAATCTGCGATCGCCCCTTCCTTGTCTCCTGATTCATAACGGGCAACTCCCCGGTTGTTATAGGCATCAGCATAGTTGGGATTAATCTTTATAGCTTGGTTGTAATCGGCAATCGCCCCTTGTTTATCTCCCAATGCAAAGCGGACAACTCCCTGACTGTAGTAGGCATTAGCGTAGTTGGGAATAATCTTGATAACTTGATTGTAATCAGCGATGGCCCCTTGCTTGTCTCCCAACTGAGCACGGGCAATTCCTCTGCTGTAATAGGCTGGGGCAAAGTTGGGATTGGTCTTAATGACTTGATTGTAATCAGCGATGGCCCCTTGCTTGTCTCCCAACCGAGCACGGGCAATTCCTCTGATGTAATAGGCTGGGGCAAAGTTGGGATTGGTCTTAATGACTTGATTGTAATAAGCTAGTGCTTGGTTGTTAGTGGCGTTAAAATCTCTAAACTCACTGCTAGTTACTGCTCGGTTGATGTAGGCATCAGCGTCGTTGATAATTTTGAGGGCTTGGGTGTAATCGGCTATTGCTCCTTGTTTATCTCCCAACTCACTGCGGGCAAATCCCCGGTTGATGTAGGCATTACCGTAGTTGGGGATAGTCTTAATGGCTTGGTTGAAATCAGCGATGGCCCCTTGCTTGTCTCCCAACTGAGCACGGACAATTCCTCTGTAGTAATAGGTATTGGTATCGTTGGGAATAATCTTAATGGCTT includes:
- a CDS encoding DnaB helicase — protein: MDKYLSRKLISIGNEIVRLGYEQSKPLVEKLDAAEQKIFSIRHQSQLDDEPEMLGDISLRVLAEIQKITETGESPGVPTGFHDLDAMLSGGFQPGDLIIVGGRPSMGKSSFCHQIAFNIAFTYQSPTMIFTLEMSKENVTQRLLASESWIDSGYLRSGRISETQWPVLADVVKNFGEVPLMMDSQSCPSVTEIRSKVRKAIAKRGQVKLVVVDYLQLMADGSDALLVQKIGEITRQLKLLARDCNLPIILLSQLSRGVETRNNKRPILSDMRESGQIEQNADIVLGLYRDEYYSPDTPDRGIAEVILLKQRNGPTGTIKLLFDPQYTKFKNLARPNY
- a CDS encoding putative 2-haloacid halidohydrolase Iva, which codes for MKDNDKEPKQHYGQFRKLKSSTLKQGMTRRSALGLLSSGGLALMAGASAVATGRVAQAAGNANPQQITALVFDAYGTLFDVFLPVFNRAREIYGTGYNDLLYQTLIQVWRLKQLEYSWLRTLINQYEDFYSCTLSALDFALRSVGIDPESDPAKRDALASRYFTLDAYPEALEVLTTLKSRGYKLAILSNGSTDMLQQVVVANNMQNVLDKWISVDQVGVFKPNPRVYSLAGPELGVPRQQILFVSSNSFDVLGAKSYGLQTAWIRRSATLPQVADAMPSSVSPNTLFGILRGRQEFQEETSYLPDYVVLPPAATPTQGLRGLLTLPPLL
- a CDS encoding TPR repeat protein, whose product is MKFDYALAPVITGVAIALVLQQFAVALSSTEATKLVKAVMVYGTGVMQAQGSTDNIPTATTPQAENLFNQAGKKYEQGDFKGAVADYTEAIKINPNYADAYIGRGIARYKLGDKQGAVADYTEAIKINPKNADAYYNRVLPRYELGDKKGANEDYFLALEINPIVYYNQAIKINPNDAFAYAIRGVFRADEGDKQGALADLNRAIEINPNYAPAYIGRGMARAQWGDKQGALADFNQAIKIIPNDTNTYYYRGIVRAQLGDKQGAIADFNQAIKTIPNYGNAYINRGFARSELGDKQGAIADYTQALKIINDADAYINRAVTSSEFRDFNATNNQALAYYNQVIKTNPNFAPAYYIRGIARARLGDKQGAIADYNQVIKTNPNFAPAYYSRGIARAQLGDKQGAIADYNQVIKIIPNYANAYYSQGVVRFALGDKQGAIADYNQAIKINPNYADAYNNRGVARYESGDKEGAIADLQKAANFFQAEGNTDQYQKVLELIRKLQQ
- a CDS encoding transposase IS204/IS1001/IS1096/IS1165 family protein, giving the protein MSVLTHLLPDSSNLRLENCQLDKIKTKIYLIVSAISRVVNCPVCNQPTQKIHSRYERLLADLPWADYSITLQLRVRKFFCINSLCKQRIFTERLTNVTAPWARKTLRLAQRLSVIGLANGGAAGERLLQQWGIKVSRNTLLNLVRSIPLPPIVTPHTLGVDDFCFRKCKTYGTALIDLERSRPIALLKDALAETLAEWLKAHPGVKVVSRDRSKTYESGIRQGAPEAIQVADRFHLLQNLAETLNEVFATHYQALKAVDEIYSLSSVTQTDGTVVVRVPRPTREQQALLLAEQSRARRVAIHQQVWDLHHQGWSGKAIARQVGIGVTSVFRYLRTLTFVEPTQRRSRGRSILVPYQEYILKRWNEGCHEGLILFKEIQQQGYKGSYDTVARYTRRIRTVQEIKPRKRYSIKSLPKVTQPKKLCLTPRRAVWLVLRKPESQQPDSEELLALLTAQHPDLAEAIQLSQGFACIVRQRQPEQLDPWLTQAEMSNLTAFRRFAKRLREDYDAVKAGVTMSVSNGPVEGHINRLKMLKRQMYGRAKIDLLERRFLLAT
- a CDS encoding transposase; translation: MKTKAQYKVRNWNAYDAALKQRGSITFWVNEEVIEQWCNQQKTGRKGASNYYSDVAIATMGTIQSVFNLPGRQAEGFLESLFMLMGIELQVPDHSTLCRRLSKLSVKLPVVPKDKAVHVVVDSTGVKVYGEGEWKVRTHGVGKRRTWRKLHLGVDENSGEILGAVVTTNDLADCEVLTDILEQISQPIEQVSGDGGYDTKGCYDTISQQGAKATIPPRSNAKMQQTHPHSQPHPRDENLRRVNQVGRKQWKQESGYHRRSLSETAIFRLKTIFGGKLRRRFFDNQAVELFLQCAALNRMIQLGKPDSYKVED